The DNA segment ATAAAATGGGAGGATGGGAACCCATGACTGAGGTGTTAAAAAGCAAAGGGGAGATGGACAAACTGTCTATGTTGCGTCCACATGGTGATTCAAGCGGAATGCCCTGGTATACCGTGTTCTTAGGTTATCCTATTTTGGGCATCTGGTATTGGTGTGCAGATCAGACGATTGTACAACGTGTACTTGGCGCTAAAGATGAGAACCATGCCAGAATAGGCCCCTTGTTCTGCGGATTTATTAAGATTTTACCGGTATTCATTTTCGTATTACCAGGCTTGTTTGCTTATACTTTGGTACAGTCAGGCCATTTAGATGTGAGCAGTCTGGGGCTTGACGCTAATGGTCATGTCAATTCAAAAGGAATCTATACGTTGATGATTACGCAGCTTTTACCTTCGGGATTGGTTGGCGTTTTGGTGGCTGCACTGTTGTCAGGTTTAATGAGCCAGGTTTCCGGTGCTTTGAATTCCATTTCGACGATGGTGAGCTATGATATGTACCAGCGTTACCGTCCGGAGGCTTCCGACAAACAATTGATCTGGATTGGTAAGATTTCAGCGGGAATTGCACTGGTATTTTCATTGGGATTATTGCCCTTGCTGGATCAGTATGAAAGTATCTTTAGTGGCATCAATGACATCATCGCTCATATTGCACCACCCATCACCTGTGTGTTTTTATTGGGCGTATTCTGGAAAGGTGCTTCCGCAGAATCTGCAAAATTAACCCTCTGGATCGGTTCTGTTTTAGGAGTAGTGGTCTTTGTCATTAATAAGATCTACCCGGAGACACTAATCGGTCAGATTCCATTCATGATGATGGCATTTTACCTGTTTTGTACTTGCGTGGTTATTCAGGTGGCTTTTTCTTATATCTATCCAGTTCAGCATACGGCAGTAAGTGCAACGCTATATTGGAAATCACCCTGGGAACCGTTGCAGGGTAATGCCTGGAAAGGGATAGGGAATTATAGGGTGTTATCAGCATTGCTTTTAATCGTTACAGGGGTGTTATATTACATATTCAGATAGAGTGAAAATATTCAGATAGGATGAACAAATATATTTTAATGGCACTTCTTGCTGGTTTCTTACTGGCAGGCTGCAAAGAGAAAGTGGAGCCACTTGATGTGAAACGCTTTGGTTCAGTAACAGGGTTAAAGCCCGAAAAGCTGGAACATTATAAACGCTTACATGCGAATGCCTGGCCAGCTGTTTTGAAAAAAATTAAAGAATGCAACATCAGAAACTATTCCATCTATCTCCAGAAAATAGGAGAGGCCTATTACCTGTTCAGCTATTTTGAATATACAGGGGCCAATTTTGATGCGGATATGAAAAAGATGGCCGATGATCCGGAGACACAACGCTGGTGGAAAGAGACAGACCCTTGTCAGCAACCACTACCGGAAACTGCGGCGAAAAAACAGATCTGGACAAATATGGAACAGGTCTTCCACACCGATTAGGGTGCTATTAAATGATCAAAAAAGAAAAGATGAAGTTATTATCCGGTAAAGTTATTTTCCTCACAGGAGGTTCAGCAGGGATTGGTTTGGCTTGCGCAAAGGCTTATGCTGAGGCCGGGGCAAAAGTGGTGATTGCAGCAATTGATGCAGTAGCTGTTAAATCCGCTGCTGACGCTTTGGGAGCAGAACATTTGGGCATTTTATGTGACGTATCTAAGGCCGCTGATGTGGAAGCAGCAATCGCGTTAACCATTACCAAATATGGAAAATTGGATGCGATACATAACAATGCAGGAATTGCCTCGCCTTCCAAACCGTTACACGAAACGAGCGACGAGGAATGGGATCAGCTGATGAAAGTAAACCTGAGAAGTGTATTGTATACGACCCGATATGGGTTTGAAGCACTAAAGAAATCTGAGGGTTGTATTTTGAATACGAGCAGCCTTGTCGGAGAAATCGGACAGGAAAACCACGCGGCTTATACCGCAACAAAAGGAGCAATGAATACACTGACCAAATCTATGGCACTGGATTATGCGGTTGATAAGATCAGGGTCAATGCCGTATTGCCGGCAGGAGTATGGACACCAATGCTTCGCGAATGGAGTAAAGAACAACCTGATCCGGCTTCTATCGAGAAGTACCTGGACGATATACATGTACTGGGTTATTGCCCGGAAGGAGATGTCATTGCAGATGCCTGTGTGTTTCTGTTGTCAGAGAAAGCAAGGTTCATTACCGGTACGATCCTGCCTGTGAGTGGTGGCGCAGAATTGGGATACAGAGTTTTGAGATAACTATTTATATTCTGTTTTTGCTCTTATAATCTACAGGTGAACTGCCCATAATTTTGTGAAACAGGCGGGAGAAATAAAAAGCATCCGCATATCCGACTGCTGCGGCGACTTCTTTTATCCGCAAATCGGATAAGGCGAGCAACTGACAGGCACGTTGTACCTTTAGATGAATGAAATAATCAATAGGGGAGATTCCCGTTTTGGTTCTGAATAAGGTTTGAAAATGAGAAGCAGAGTAAGTAAATTCTGCTGCAATCTCGGGAACAGTTAGCCGGGAAGAAATGTTGTTCTTCATGTATTCAATCACTTTGTCTGAAATATCTTCACTGGGTTTCTGAGTCAGCTCAATGTTTTTTTGAGGATACAGGAAGTTCGCAATTAAGTAATAAAGACTCAGATTGGCATAACTTAGGTTTTCCTCACTGTACCCCTTTTCAAGGCAGTTGTAAATCATCTCCCAAAGTTTAATCCGATGCTCGTCAAATGGAATGGTTTTCGGACTGATCAGGTTATTAATGGATAAGGAGTCATTCAGACTGGATAATTTGCTTCCGGTAAAATGTATCCAGTATATTGTCCATGGATCACTCGCGTCAGAAGCATAACGTAAAGGTTTATCCGTTGCAGGGATAATGAAAAACTGATTGGCAGAAACCTCCTGCTTTTCGGTGTCTATACTAAACCAGCCTTTGCCATCTGTACAATAAATAAGGATGTTGTCAGTACAACCTTTAGGCCTGTTCCGGTAATGTCCGGCGGCTTTTGGAAAATAACCAATATGACTTATATACAGGGAATTTAGGAAAAAATCATCTTTAGGCTTACGCTCAAATAGAAATTCGGGCAGACTGATCAGTTTTTCTCCACTAAAACCATCACGTTTTTTCTTATTGATCTTCATACTCGGTTTATTTGGCTCATAAACTTACTGTTTTTATTGAAAAACAGCTGCGCTGCAGTTGTTTTTTATGAAGTAAAATTTGACATCTGAGGAATTTTTTTTCATGGGATAGTCCAGTATATTCATGAGATTCTCTATTCTTTATCCAGCGTCTTAGCGCTAATTTAGTCGGACACAACTGAACCAAAATATAATCCGATGAAAAAATACACCACAGTTTTAACGCTTATTTTTATGTGTGTGTCCTGCCTGGTTTTTGCGCAGACACCCCTCATCCGCACTGATAAAAAAGTAGTGGAAGGTTTTATGGATAAACGCTTTGGAATGTTTATCCATTGGGGCCCGGTTAGTCTGAGAGGAACAGAAATCGGCTGGTCAAGAGCAACCTCCGTAGCTGCGGATGAGTATGATCATCTGTATAAGGAGTTCAACCCGGTTTTATTTGATGCAGATAAATGGGCGAAGACGGCTAAGGATGCAGGAATGAAATACCTAACCATTACTTCCAAACATCATGATGGGTTTTGTCTATGGCCAACAGCCTATTCTGATTACAACATCATGAATTCTCCTTACAAAAAAGACATCGTGGGGGAACTGGCCAAAGCCTGCCTGAAGTATGACCTGAAATTTTGTATTTACTTTACCGTTGCCGATTGGCATGATCCTGATTGGGCTGTACTTTACCCAGCTACAACGCCTAACAAATCGGCAAACATGGGCAGGTTTGTATCCAGGATGAAAAATGAACTGAAAGAACTGATTCAGAATTATAAACCTTATATGCTTTGGTTCGATGCGAACTGGGATAAGGAATGGACCAGGGAACATTCATCAGAAGTCTATAATGAGATAAAAAGACTGGATCCAAATGTGATCATCAATAACAGACTGGATACTAAGGATGCCAGCGGAGGATCACATAAAGTGATGTTGCCTACTACATTGGCAGATTTTGCGACTCCGGAACAAGAGGTTGGGGCGATGAATATGGATTACCCCTGGGAAAGCTGTATTACCATTTGTCAGCAATGGGCGTGGAAACCAAATGACAAAATGAAATCTTTAAAAGAATGTATTCAGACTCTGGCAAGTACCGCAGGCGGAAATGGAAATCTATTGTTCAATGTAGGACCAATGCTGGATGGAAGAATCGAGGTAAGACAGGTCAATCGCTTAAAAGAAATGGGTGATTGGTTAACTAAAAACGGAGAATCGATATATGGCACAAAAGGAGGACCCTATAAGCCTGATAGCGTTATGGCAGCAACGAGAAAAGGAAACAGGATTTACCTGCACTTATTTAAGAATCAGGGAACCGAAATTTCAATTGCCGCGATACCGGGCGTTAAACTGAAAAAAGCCTATTTCCTTGATGGTGCAGCCAACTTGAATTTTAAATCAAAAGCAGACAAGATGACCATTTCCTTACCTGCAGAATTACCTGATGGTAATGATACTGTAGTTGTGCTGGAGATGAGTAAAAATGTCGAATCTGTTCCGGTAATGAGTTTTAAATCCCGTTAGGCATTGAGTAATCATATGTTGTTGTAAATGGATTGTTATATTTATCCTGATTATGGGTAATCTATACGAACAATTAAAACGACACATTGCTGGTGCTGGCTTTACACACAAAACACCTTTTGCTGATTTATCTTCCCACAAAAATGAGGAAGGCCTGCCATTAGAATTTACCAATACATGGTGTGTTCCTTTTTATATGGCAATAGGCAAAACTGATGAGGCTTGGATGAACCAGCTAATTCAGGTCCGCAATAAAATCAGTAGAGAAGTTGTACTCACTTTGCTTGGGGATTTTGATTGGAGAACCAGGCAGACGGGTGCCTTTTTTGCAGCCATTAAGGGTTTTGAAGATTTAACCGATATCATTGGAACTCATTTTTTAAAAAGCGAGTTAACTTATGCCGGACAAGTCTATGCCTATACTTTTGCTTCGTTTAATACGGCTGAAGGGATCGACTACCTGGAGCGTTACCTGAGCTATTATCTATTAAAACCAGACCTTTGGTTTGACCAGCGGGAAGCGCTGGAAGCCTTAGCCTATCTCGACAAAATAAACAAAACAACGCTGACGGCTAAACACCATGACAACTGGTTGAATTTCATTAAAAATAAACCCAATTGGAAAAAAGAGATCAATCTGGAAAGAATTGAAGCGCAAATGAGGCTAATTGAAAATGTTAAAAATTCTAATCCCGGGAAGGAAAGCGCTGATTCTGAACTGACGAAAAGAGCGCAATATGGCCTGTCTTTTGAATATCGGGTCAGTCCTGTCACTCAAAGAAGAAAACCAGACTGTAGAACTGCTGAAGTAAATTTGTTTAGTCAACTCGCTTTCCTGCTGAATTTGCTGGACAGGGAGGACGTAAAGGATCTTTTAGACGAATCGAATAAAGCGGTGGCCGGACATTATATTGATGAATACCCTTCCTCAGACTCATATTCTTTCGTAGAGATTAGATTGCATTTTCCCCAGGTAACCATTAATGAGCGTTTAACAATTCCTATGACGGATTTTATCGCACTTTTAGAAGAATGGGATTCCTTTCTAAAGTAATAGCAGGATGGAAACAGTCTATTATTGACTAAGCTTTTATTCCTCCAACAATTTGGTCCTCCTCTTTTTAATTAAGAAAAATAAATTTCTTATTTTAGAAAATATCTTCCGGAATCGCACAAGTCCGGCTGAATGACCAAATGAAACCTAAATATGAAAAAAACTAATGATTTAAATTCAACTGATCGCAGATCGTTTTTGAAAAAATCGGGTATAGTGATGTTAGGCAGTACGCTTGCTTATCAGGCTGGTTTTTCCAATCCATTATTCAGTACTGCAAAATCAACGATTAAAGTCGGTTTAATCGGATGCGGCGGACGTGGTACAGGTGCTGCGGCACAGGCACTCGCGGCAGATCCTGACGTAGTGATTACTGCCATGGGAGATATTTTCGAAGACAGACTGGAAGGCGCCTACACCGCCTTGACCACCATTGATGCCGGGCGGGTAAAGGTGGATAAAAAAAGAAAGTTTATAGGTTTTGACGCCTATCAAAAGGTCGTAGACTCCGGTGTTGATGTGGTCTTACTCACCACTCCGCCAGCTTTCAGGCCAGACCAGCTGACAGCGGCAATTGAAGCAGGGAAACATGTGTTTTGCGAAAAACCCGTAGCGGTCGATGCTCCGGGAATCCGTAAGGTGCTTGCTGCGGCAAAGAAAGCTCAGGAGAAGAATTTATCATTGGTTTCTGGTTTCTGTTTTAGGTATGATCTGCCAACCAGAGCCGTATTTAGTCGCGTATTAAACGGCGATCTGGGCGAG comes from the Pedobacter sp. FW305-3-2-15-E-R2A2 genome and includes:
- a CDS encoding sodium:solute symporter — protein: MLKSLDLSISILYILGILAVGLWAGIRHRRKSKANAAGEYFLAGKTLKWPAIGLALFATNISTVHLVSLAQSGFDSGLLNGNFEWMAAFTLILLSLFFVPFYIKSGVTTLPDFLEKRYDRSSRDWLAVISVVSAIIIHIAFSMLAGGIVLKTLFGLNMYVSVIVICLITAIYTIVGGLKAVVVTESIQTVVLLTGAFIISYAAYHKMGGWEPMTEVLKSKGEMDKLSMLRPHGDSSGMPWYTVFLGYPILGIWYWCADQTIVQRVLGAKDENHARIGPLFCGFIKILPVFIFVLPGLFAYTLVQSGHLDVSSLGLDANGHVNSKGIYTLMITQLLPSGLVGVLVAALLSGLMSQVSGALNSISTMVSYDMYQRYRPEASDKQLIWIGKISAGIALVFSLGLLPLLDQYESIFSGINDIIAHIAPPITCVFLLGVFWKGASAESAKLTLWIGSVLGVVVFVINKIYPETLIGQIPFMMMAFYLFCTCVVIQVAFSYIYPVQHTAVSATLYWKSPWEPLQGNAWKGIGNYRVLSALLLIVTGVLYYIFR
- a CDS encoding SDR family oxidoreductase, which produces MKLLSGKVIFLTGGSAGIGLACAKAYAEAGAKVVIAAIDAVAVKSAADALGAEHLGILCDVSKAADVEAAIALTITKYGKLDAIHNNAGIASPSKPLHETSDEEWDQLMKVNLRSVLYTTRYGFEALKKSEGCILNTSSLVGEIGQENHAAYTATKGAMNTLTKSMALDYAVDKIRVNAVLPAGVWTPMLREWSKEQPDPASIEKYLDDIHVLGYCPEGDVIADACVFLLSEKARFITGTILPVSGGAELGYRVLR
- a CDS encoding AraC family transcriptional regulator; its protein translation is MKINKKKRDGFSGEKLISLPEFLFERKPKDDFFLNSLYISHIGYFPKAAGHYRNRPKGCTDNILIYCTDGKGWFSIDTEKQEVSANQFFIIPATDKPLRYASDASDPWTIYWIHFTGSKLSSLNDSLSINNLISPKTIPFDEHRIKLWEMIYNCLEKGYSEENLSYANLSLYYLIANFLYPQKNIELTQKPSEDISDKVIEYMKNNISSRLTVPEIAAEFTYSASHFQTLFRTKTGISPIDYFIHLKVQRACQLLALSDLRIKEVAAAVGYADAFYFSRLFHKIMGSSPVDYKSKNRI
- a CDS encoding DUF6000 family protein; amino-acid sequence: MGNLYEQLKRHIAGAGFTHKTPFADLSSHKNEEGLPLEFTNTWCVPFYMAIGKTDEAWMNQLIQVRNKISREVVLTLLGDFDWRTRQTGAFFAAIKGFEDLTDIIGTHFLKSELTYAGQVYAYTFASFNTAEGIDYLERYLSYYLLKPDLWFDQREALEALAYLDKINKTTLTAKHHDNWLNFIKNKPNWKKEINLERIEAQMRLIENVKNSNPGKESADSELTKRAQYGLSFEYRVSPVTQRRKPDCRTAEVNLFSQLAFLLNLLDREDVKDLLDESNKAVAGHYIDEYPSSDSYSFVEIRLHFPQVTINERLTIPMTDFIALLEEWDSFLK
- a CDS encoding alpha-L-fucosidase, encoding MKKYTTVLTLIFMCVSCLVFAQTPLIRTDKKVVEGFMDKRFGMFIHWGPVSLRGTEIGWSRATSVAADEYDHLYKEFNPVLFDADKWAKTAKDAGMKYLTITSKHHDGFCLWPTAYSDYNIMNSPYKKDIVGELAKACLKYDLKFCIYFTVADWHDPDWAVLYPATTPNKSANMGRFVSRMKNELKELIQNYKPYMLWFDANWDKEWTREHSSEVYNEIKRLDPNVIINNRLDTKDASGGSHKVMLPTTLADFATPEQEVGAMNMDYPWESCITICQQWAWKPNDKMKSLKECIQTLASTAGGNGNLLFNVGPMLDGRIEVRQVNRLKEMGDWLTKNGESIYGTKGGPYKPDSVMAATRKGNRIYLHLFKNQGTEISIAAIPGVKLKKAYFLDGAANLNFKSKADKMTISLPAELPDGNDTVVVLEMSKNVESVPVMSFKSR
- a CDS encoding L-rhamnose mutarotase, producing the protein MNKYILMALLAGFLLAGCKEKVEPLDVKRFGSVTGLKPEKLEHYKRLHANAWPAVLKKIKECNIRNYSIYLQKIGEAYYLFSYFEYTGANFDADMKKMADDPETQRWWKETDPCQQPLPETAAKKQIWTNMEQVFHTD